The following proteins are encoded in a genomic region of Montipora foliosa isolate CH-2021 chromosome 8, ASM3666993v2, whole genome shotgun sequence:
- the LOC137967254 gene encoding uncharacterized protein yields MFSLCFGVLLVPSLCLAITKNSKEFLKLENRSESQLKGCYFKNNSLALCFDIQPAFLELTGVKNQPLVRYQKLPNQRFQAQVMDENYVWHRSGAQPLVIKSPNMASASSDTDSLLPYTSSSQEIKESAQRYQSDVEKLRGLQQVRLLPRLLQQLHDIAKDAAIMESFQVMSFSLLAGSDDNVLAYDPETIGSHHPGNKNRGYCEALRNDPYNNKCLGMCGPNCWCWSLVCGDCCFHKGCYQHDLCCGRNKFSGYCLLPFFHQFKCKGFGGYPDCLSKP; encoded by the exons ATGTTTTCCCTGTGTTTCGGCGTCTTGCTTGTACCAAGTCTTTGCTTGGCCATTACGAAAAATTCTAAGGAATTTCTGAAGCTTGAGAATCGATCAGAATCACAGTTAAAGGGttgttactttaaaaacaacAGTCTTGCATTGTGCTTTGATATTCAACCAGCTTTTCTCGAATTGACAGGAGTTAAAAACCAACCACTGGTGAGATATCAAAAGCTACCAAATCAACGGTTTCAGGCCCAGGTTATGGATGAAAACTACGTTTG GCACCGCTCAGGAGCCCAGCCTCTGGTTATTAAGTCACCTAACATGGCGAGTGCTTCGTCCGACACAGATTCCCTCCTTCCTTATACATCATCTTCCCAGGAAATAAAAGAATCCGCCCAGCGCTATCAAAGCGACGTAGAAAAACTACGAGGATTACAACAAGTACGACTTTTGCCTCGCCTTTTGCAGCAGTTGCATGACATAGCAAAAGACGCTGCAATCATGGAATCCTTTCAAGTAATGTCCTTCAGCTTACTGGCAGGTTCTGATGATAATGTACTTGCGTATGACCCGGAAACTATTGGCTCGCATCATCCTGGTAACAAAAACAGAGGATACTGCGAAGCCCTAAGGAATGATCCGTACAATAATAAGTGTCTGGGGATGTGCGGACCGAACTGTTGGTGTTGGTCGTTAGTGTGCGGTGACTGTTGTTTCCACAAGGGTTGTTATCAACACGATCTGTGCTGTGGTCGTAACAAGTTTTCGGGGTattgcttgctaccattttttCATCAGTTTAAATGCAAGGGTTTCGGGGGCTACCCCGATTGCCTTTCAAAGCCCTGA
- the LOC137967255 gene encoding uncharacterized protein: MVAKSLVVFGLSLQLLTSSIDAKIAPHSHSTSGLILRKVTQDEVKGCWKDIAHDHPSMCFHISSNLMRITRNLYRDKPLALYRTNRIRDKHYIQVLGTTIVRFKSLDIQMPNLVSQSLVFKAIKREFKKLSAKSLSDLYFFLKRIPQSRNRWVFSLTENAGKRTITENEALVLGKISSSLGKHPINSRFPKVMKRFHLFCLGIIQSVGVSSPYRRHSWSTSIPTYGPSIGTRKQKDSQGFTSFHRQKNNSSNYILPPQATNNTPSKGQHCAHGNHDNQSCNQPNGFFCEDMRNGFIPLCFGMCGPKCWCWHWVCEDCCLHKACFQHDACCQRFMSSYCLLPFLYGFDCRGGYMGYPRCLL, from the exons atggttgcaaaatcTCTGGTGGTTTTTGGTCTGTCCCTTCAACTGTTGACCTCATCCATTGACGCTAAAATTGCACCGCATTCACATTCGACGTCTGGATTGATACTGCGTAAGGTTACCCAAGATGAAGTCAAAGGCTGTTGGAAAGACATCGCCCACGACCACCCATCCATGTGTTTTCACATTTCAAGCAATCTAATGCGCATAACGCGCAATTTGTATCGAGACAAGCCATTGGCATTGTATCGCACAAACAGAATCCGGGATAAGCATTATATACAGGTCCTGGGAACTACAATTGTGAG attcAAGTCACTTGACATACAAATGCCAAATTTGGTTTCACAATCCCTTGTTTTCAAAGCCATTAAACGCGAATTCAAGAAACTGTCCGCGAAGTCCCTATCTGatctttacttttttcttaaaaGAATTCCCCAATCACGCAACCGCTGGGTTTTCAGTCTCACAGAGAATGCAGGAAAACGAACTATAACAGAAAATGAAGCACTTGTTTTGGGTAAAATCTCGTCATCGTTAGGGAAGCACCCGATAAACTCTCGCTTTCCAAAAGTTATGAAACGTTTTCACCTTTTTTGCCTTGGGATTATCCAATCTGTGGGTGTATCCAGTCCTTACAGAAGGCACTCCTGGTCAACCTCAATTCCAACTTATGGTCCCTCAATtggaacaagaaaacaaaaagactcGCAAGGTTTTACGTCTTTTCATCGTCAAAAAAATAACTCATCAAACTATATTCTACCTCCGCAAGCTACGAACAATACTCCATCCAAAGGCCAACACTGTGCGCACGGTAACCACGACAACCAATCGTGTAACCAGCCGAATGGATTCTTCTGTGAGGACATGCGCAATGGCTTCATTCCACTGTGTTTTGGAATGTGTGGTCCGAAATGTTGGTGTTGGCACTGGGTTTGTGAAGATTGTTGTTTGCATAAGGCATGTTTCCAACACGACGCCTGCTGTCAACGCTTTATGTCAAGTTACTGTTTGTTACCTTTCCTTTACGGTTTTGATTGCAGGGGTGGTTATATGGGGTACCCAAGATGTCTTTTATGA
- the LOC138012579 gene encoding stabilizer of axonemal microtubules 1-like — translation MALSRQYTAETENLLKEKGLQCVCELCDCGGYHRHEGCTKPSHKIKGVFKRRGMSGIKSDYQHTYTLHGSNIPRNARKPLPRLRNPNPPPMDFRTVQRMDFIERKPEPLEFFKTVEEYKIPEEKIDGKTVYAQDFVDRGPTKVVKITQPKPIIESGKLKFQSATTHNQTFTPKVPSPQAPFSEYPCYTGSILYPEKNSNFKVKTWNQDVYRGKFAVRPEAFKPKEDQVTIGIEGDHFLRTVHKDEFKTPEQEARREVKIQKPTLKTEKRAKFRDDTQAKSDFPGFGAKMPLPPKPCSPPPATLRLAMNNAQEFETTNKQFYKISWDPSKIERTKTLKPDDDEYVAPEVKFATTTITKDDFKQRKAVKMPKIRPPSRIEPSKAKFFSETAYSAQFKPYEKVPFIRYGDFHETNFYQKPAVKFYQDGSVTAQDFKGAEVGRPRTTMKPEEKLEKVNEKMAGSTSYSEAYSRKNLPDCSYLRWRSKHLAKKALATV, via the exons atggcgtTATCAAGGCAGTATACAGCGGAAACAGAGAATCTTTTGAAGGAGAAAGGACTCCAGTGTGTCTGCGAACTGTGCGATTGTGG TGGATACCACCGTCACGAAGGCTGCACAAAACCTTCACACAAAATCAAAGGAGTGTTTAAGCGGCGGGGAATGTCCGGCATCAAGTCGGATTATCAACACACCTACACACTCCACGGGAGCAACATACCACGCAATGCTAGGAAACCATTGCCGCGCTTAAGAAATCCCAATCCACCTCCCATGGACTTCAGGACAGTGCAAAGAATGGATTTCATTGAGCGAAAACCTGAACCACTGGAATTTTTTAAG ACCGTTGAAGAATACAAAATACCTGAAGAAAAGATCGACGGGAAGACAGTCTATGCTCAAGACTTTGTTGACCGAGGCCCCACCAAGGTGGTTAAAATTACCCAGCCTAAACCGATTATCGAAAGCGGGAAACTGAAATTTCAGTCGGCAACCACTCACAACCAAACGTTTACCCCGAAAGTTCCCAGTCCCCAGGCACCATTTTCTGAGTATCCCTGCTACACAGGCTCAATACTTTACCCCGAGAAAAACAGCAACTTCAAGGTTAAAACGTGGAATCAAGATGTTTACCGTGGTAAATTTGCAGTGCGCCCTGAAGCTTTCAAACCGAAAGAAGATCAAGTCACTATAGGTATAGAGGGGGATCACTTTTTAAGGACAGTTCATAAAGATGAATTTAAAACACCAGAACAGGAAGCGAGGCGTGAAGTGAAGATTCAAAAACCAACGCTAAAGACTGAAAAACGCGCAAAATTTCGGGACGATACCCAAGCCAAAAGCGACTTTCCAGGTTTTGGCGCGAAAATGCCATTGCCACCAAAACCTTGTTCACCACCTCCAGCCACGCTTCGATTGGCAATGAACAACGCTCAGGAATTCGAGACAACCAATAAGCAGTTTTATAAAATTTCGTGGGATCCGAGCAAGATCGAACGCACGAAAACTTTAAAACCAGACGATGACGAATATGTGGCACCAGAAGTCAAATTCGCAACTACTACGATCACAAAAGACGATTTCAAGCAGAGGAAAGCTGTAAAGATGCCGAAGATAAGACCTCCATCACGAATTGAACCAAGCAAGGCGAAGTTCTTCAGCGAAACAGCTTACAGCGCGCAATTCAAGCCTTACGAGAAAGTTCCTTTCATTCGCTATGGAGATTTCCATGAGACGAATTTTTATCAGAAACCAGCTGTGAAATTTTATCAAGACGGATCTGTAACGGCACAGGACTTCAAAGGGGCCGAAGTTGGACGACCTCGCACGACTATGAAACcggaagagaaactggaaaaagtCAACGAGAAGATGGCAGGCAGCACTTCATACAGCGAGGCCTACAGCCGAAAGAACCTTCCGGATTGCTCTTATCTTAGGTGGAGGTCAAAGCACTTAGCCAAGAAGGCCTTAGCTACTGTTTGA